The sequence GGGCGCCATCTCGGCGGGGTCTTCCAGAACCTTGCCCTCGGACGAGGTGTGCAGCAGGTTCGCATCGACCGAGAAGGGCGCCTCGCCGCGCTTGTCCTTGGCGATCGGGATCTGGTTCTTTTCGGCAAAATCGATCAGGCGCGTGCGGCTGGTCAGGTCCCATTCCCGCCAGGGCGCGATCACCTTGATCTCGGGGTTCAGCGCATAGGCCGCCAGTTCAAAGCGGACTTGGTCATTGCCCTTTCCCGTCGCGCCATGGCTGATGGCGTCGGCGCCGGTTTCCTCGGCAATCTCGACCAGACGTTTCGAGATCAGCGGCCGCGCGATCGACGTCCCCAGCAGGTACAGCCCTTCGTAGACCGCGTTGGCGCGGAACATCGGAAAGACGAAATCGCGCACGAATTCCTCGCGCAGATCCTCGATGTAGATCTCGCTGACGCCCAACATCTCGGCCTTCTTGCGCGCCGGTTCCAACTCCTCCCCCTGGCCAAGGTCGGCGGTGAAAGTCACCACCTCGCAGCCATACTCGGTTTGCAGCCATTTCAGGATGATCGAGGTGTCGAGACCGCCGGAATAGGCAAGCACGACCTTCTTGGGTGCGGACATGGGGCAGGCTCCGTCAGGCTTTTTCATTGACCGACGGGGCGATAGCGGGTTTTCAAGGGCGGGGCAAGGTGAGCGGAGTGCAAGATGGATTATGGATATCAGTTGTTGCGGCACGCTGTGCAGCAGGTTTTCGGCAATTTTGCCCAGGCTGCGCGCCTGACCCTGTTGTTGGCGATGGCGCCGACCCTGTTCCTGTTCCTGACAAACCCCGATCTGCTGACCGGGACGGGTCTGCCCGATCCGTCCAACCCCAATGCCATGCCCCAGATCAACTGGCTGATGGCCCTTGTCGGCGCTGTTCTCAGCCTTGTGGCGTGGGTATGGGCGGCCGTCGCCTGGCACCGTTTCGTCCTGCTCGAGGAATACGGCGATGGCATCCTGCCGCAATGGCATGGTGGCAATAACGGCCGATACCTCTTGCGGGCGATCCAGGTCGGCCTGATCCTGTTGGGGGCCGTGATCCTGATGACGATCCTCATCGGCATGGTCATCATGATCCTTCCGGTGTTCGGGGTTGCGATGCTGCTGGGGATCGGCCTTGTCGTGGGCGTCAGCTGGGCCGGGACGCGCGTGGGCCTCGTCTTGCCGGCGGCGGCCATCGGTGCGCCGCTGACCATCGGGGAAAGCTGGCAGGTCACCAAGCCGGTCTCGGGCCAGATCCTGTTGCCGATCATCGTGATCGCTGTCGTGTCCGGCCTGGCCGGTCAGGCCCTGATCCTGGTGTTCGGTCCCACGCTGGTCGGGGTGCTGGCCTCGGCCGTGGTCTCGTGGCTGCAATTGCTGGTCAATCTCGCCCTGATGACGACGCTCTACGGTAACCTGATCGAGGGCCGTCAACTGAACTGAGGCTGGACAGTTTGCCTCGGTTGGGGCAGGCCGTGGGAATGACCGAATTTTCCGATACCGCCCGCGCCGCCACCGAGGCCGTGCGCGATCTGTTCCCGCCCACGCCGCTGCAGCGCAACGTTCACCTGAGCGAGCGGTTCGGTGCCGATATCTGGCTCAAGCGCGAAGACTTGAGCCCGGTACGGTCCTACAAGATCCGAGGCGCCTTCAACGCCATGCGCAAGGTGCTGGCGCAGGCCCCCGAAAAGCGGAAATTCGTCTGCGCCAGTGCCGGGAATCACGCGCAGGGCGTGGCGTTCGTTTGCGCCCATTTCGGGGTCGAGGGCACGATCTTCATGCCGGTGACCACGCCCGAGCAAAAGATCATGAAGACCCGGCGCTTTGGCGGTGGTGCCGTCACGATCGAGCTGACCGGGGATTTCTTCGACGACACGCTGGCCGCGGCCAAGGCCTATTGCCAGCAGACGGGCGCGCATTTCCTGTCCCCCTTCGACGACCCGGACGTGATCGAGGGACAGGCCTCGGTTGCGGTGGAATTGCTGGACGACATGGGGGCAGTGCCCGATCGCCTGATCCTGCCGGTCGGCGGCGGCGGTTTGTCGGCGGGCATGCTGTCCTACTTTCATGCGGTGGGCGCCGAAACCAAGGTCACGCTGGTCGAGCCTGTCGGCGGCCCCAGCCTGACGGCGGCTCTGCGAATCGGCGCGCCGCAAACGATCGAGATCACCGACACCTTCGTGGACGGCGCGGCCGTTGCCCGCATCGGGGACCGGACCTTCGAGGTTTTGAAATCGGTTGCCCCCGCCGATGTCCTGCTGGCCCCCGAGAACCGGATCTGTGTCACGATCCAGGAGATGCTGAACGGCGAAGGCATCGTGTTGGAACCCGCCGGCGCGTTGGCTCTGGACGTGCTCGAGGATTTGCGCCCGCAGATCGCCGGGCAGACCGTCGTCTGCGTGACCTCGGGCGGCAATTTCGATTTCGAGCGGCTGCCCGAGGTCAAGGAACGCGCGATGAACTGGCAGGGGCTGAAGAAATACTTCATCCTGCGCCTGCCCCAGCGCCCCGGCGCACTGCGTGATTTCCTCGATCTTCTCGGGACCGACGACAACATCACGCGCTTCGAATATCTCAAGAAGAACAGCCGCAATTTCGGGTCGGTTCTGATCGGGATCGAAACCAGCGATGCCGCGAATTTCCCAAGCCTGTTCGAGCGTGTGAACGGACGTGGCTTTACCTTCCGGGATGTCACCGATGACGAGGTTCTTGCCGATTTCCTGATCTGAAGCGCCCGCTCAGGCCGGCAACAGGATATTCGGCATGGCCGCCTGCAGGTCGTCCAATGCCCCGTGAAAAGCCATTTCGATCCCCGCCATGTCAGGCAGATTGCCGGTGTGACAGGCATCCTCGGCCGCTTTGCAGGCCGTTGCCAGGGCCGAGAACCCCATATTCGCGGCACTGCCATGCATATAATGGAAATCCGCCGGCTTGGCCTGCGCGGGGTTGGCCAGAAGTTTGCGCATATGCGCATCTATTTCGCCGATGAACATGGTTGCCACGTCCGCGAAACAGTCCTCGCCAATGTCGTCACGTAATGCCCGCAATCGCGTCTGATCGATAAATACCATCTCGGACCTCCTCGCCCCGGGGGAAAGCTGAGCCCAAGCCGTGAAGAAAGTCCTAAGGCGACGGGCAAAACATTGCGCCTTTGTCCTTTTACGTCCTTTTAACGCTCGGTGATGAAGGCTCGCCCGCATATTTTTTCATGTGTTCAAGAGGGTCTCGATGTTTCCGCAAAGCGCCCAACAGGTCACGGCCGGGTCGATGCCGGTTGTCCCCACCTCTCCCGCAGGGGATCATGCTGTCCTTGTTCTGGACGACAGCGCCGCGCAGCGGCAGTTGCTGTGCGCCCTGTTGGACAGGTGGGGGATGCGGCCGATCGCATCCGGCGACCCGGAAGAGGCGTTGCAGATCGCCGAAACCGCCGGCGTGGGCCTGGTGATCTGCGACTGGATGATGCCACAGATGACCGGGCCCGAGTTTTGCCGCCGCTTGCGCCGGGCCGAGCGGGAGGATTACGCCTATGTCATTCTTTTGACATCGAAATCCGCGGACGAGGCCTTGTCCGAGGGGTTGGCATCGGGGGCGGATGAT comes from Roseibacterium elongatum DSM 19469 and encodes:
- the ilvA gene encoding threonine ammonia-lyase IlvA, with the protein product MTEFSDTARAATEAVRDLFPPTPLQRNVHLSERFGADIWLKREDLSPVRSYKIRGAFNAMRKVLAQAPEKRKFVCASAGNHAQGVAFVCAHFGVEGTIFMPVTTPEQKIMKTRRFGGGAVTIELTGDFFDDTLAAAKAYCQQTGAHFLSPFDDPDVIEGQASVAVELLDDMGAVPDRLILPVGGGGLSAGMLSYFHAVGAETKVTLVEPVGGPSLTAALRIGAPQTIEITDTFVDGAAVARIGDRTFEVLKSVAPADVLLAPENRICVTIQEMLNGEGIVLEPAGALALDVLEDLRPQIAGQTVVCVTSGGNFDFERLPEVKERAMNWQGLKKYFILRLPQRPGALRDFLDLLGTDDNITRFEYLKKNSRNFGSVLIGIETSDAANFPSLFERVNGRGFTFRDVTDDEVLADFLI
- a CDS encoding Hpt domain-containing protein; translated protein: MVFIDQTRLRALRDDIGEDCFADVATMFIGEIDAHMRKLLANPAQAKPADFHYMHGSAANMGFSALATACKAAEDACHTGNLPDMAGIEMAFHGALDDLQAAMPNILLPA